Proteins encoded together in one Halothermothrix orenii H 168 window:
- a CDS encoding UbiX family flavin prenyltransferase yields MLKIVTAITGASGVIYGKRFVEEVNRLGHKQTLLITEAGEKVLSQELDLSIKKDNPLASIQAEWDLSRPDLISREKIDDITAKIASGSRAPDAVVVIPCTMGTLARVAHGFSSNLLERVCDVALKENKKLILVPRETPLNQIHLENMLALKKMGADVVPAMPAFYNHPRSISELIDFVVGRVLDHLQLEHSLYQRWKGVHDNDDK; encoded by the coding sequence TTGTTGAAGATAGTTACTGCCATAACAGGAGCCAGTGGGGTTATTTACGGGAAACGGTTTGTTGAAGAGGTAAACCGCCTCGGACATAAACAGACCCTTTTGATAACAGAGGCGGGAGAGAAGGTACTGTCACAGGAACTGGATTTATCCATTAAAAAGGATAACCCCCTTGCTTCAATACAGGCCGAATGGGATCTTTCAAGGCCTGATTTGATTTCCCGGGAAAAGATAGATGATATTACGGCCAAAATTGCCAGTGGAAGCAGGGCTCCGGATGCTGTGGTGGTTATCCCCTGTACCATGGGAACCCTGGCCCGGGTTGCCCATGGGTTTTCCTCGAATCTCCTGGAAAGGGTCTGTGATGTGGCCCTTAAAGAAAACAAGAAATTGATCCTGGTTCCCCGGGAAACCCCCTTAAACCAGATTCACCTGGAGAATATGCTGGCTTTAAAAAAAATGGGGGCTGATGTGGTACCGGCCATGCCCGCCTTTTATAACCATCCCCGGAGTATATCGGAGCTTATAGATTTTGTAGTGGGAAGAGTACTGGACCACCTTCAACTGGAGCATAGCCTTTACCAACGCTGGAAAGGAGTGCATGATAATGATGATAAATAA
- a CDS encoding FAD-dependent oxidoreductase, whose product MSKNIIILGAGYGGVAAAKKLHKLLKKKDDTTITLIDKNPFHTLLTEIHQVAGNRIDEDGVKIGLNELFESTKVNVVQDQIKDIDFENKTLKSDNYLYNYDYLILGTGSEPADCGVKGVADYAYTLWSIDDAKKIKKHIIEMFQRARVVDDPALRKELLTFVVCGGGFTGVEMVGELVEWMDDLCYQYGIDRSEIDLYLCEGLDRILPNLNDKLVDKAMKYLDKVGVKVKTGSFVSEVKEDGLTMANGDTLKTRTVIWNCGVVASDFAANLGLDTDKAGRVKVNKYLQTEKYPEVYAIGDNSHVPNEEGKPLPALVETALQTGECAAENIVADINGEPKEEMEPDYHGILVSIGGKYAVADVMGMSLKGWFGMFMKHVVNMHYLFEIGGLKKGFNYISKYLKEQGSHKGLVAQGFDHFSQRSRTFWVAFLRIFLGFQWLFSGLDKVHSGWLLKGDKLVAGASTSPIGPNPVEWYVTFMENVVFEYPLLFQYMITLGELALAFSLILGVFSTLGALGSTVMTINFFLSGFYPQNPTLPWFLMASIACIGASGRALGLDYYILPWLKKLVWGRRKGKNKDLQNVVKPLNEGQQSS is encoded by the coding sequence ATGTCTAAAAACATCATTATTCTGGGGGCCGGGTATGGTGGTGTCGCAGCAGCTAAAAAATTACACAAATTATTAAAAAAGAAGGATGACACTACCATTACCCTGATCGATAAAAACCCCTTCCATACCTTGCTTACTGAAATTCATCAGGTGGCGGGTAATAGAATTGATGAAGATGGGGTTAAAATTGGTCTTAATGAACTATTTGAATCAACTAAAGTTAATGTAGTCCAGGATCAAATCAAGGACATCGATTTTGAAAACAAAACACTAAAATCTGATAATTATCTATATAATTATGATTATCTCATTCTGGGTACCGGTAGTGAACCAGCTGATTGCGGGGTTAAAGGTGTTGCTGACTATGCCTACACTTTATGGTCAATAGATGATGCCAAAAAAATCAAAAAACACATAATAGAAATGTTCCAGAGAGCCCGGGTTGTTGATGATCCTGCCCTCAGGAAGGAATTACTGACTTTTGTCGTCTGTGGGGGTGGGTTTACCGGGGTTGAAATGGTTGGAGAATTAGTTGAATGGATGGATGACCTCTGTTACCAGTACGGAATTGACAGAAGTGAAATCGACCTTTATTTATGTGAGGGTCTGGACAGAATTCTACCCAATTTAAATGACAAACTGGTAGACAAAGCCATGAAATATCTTGATAAAGTTGGTGTCAAGGTCAAAACCGGTTCTTTCGTATCTGAAGTTAAAGAAGACGGTTTAACCATGGCAAATGGGGACACATTAAAAACCAGAACAGTTATCTGGAACTGTGGTGTTGTTGCTTCAGACTTTGCAGCCAATCTCGGTTTAGATACCGATAAAGCCGGCAGGGTAAAGGTTAATAAGTATCTCCAGACTGAAAAATATCCTGAAGTTTATGCCATCGGAGATAACAGTCATGTTCCTAACGAAGAAGGCAAACCATTACCGGCCCTGGTAGAGACTGCCCTCCAGACCGGCGAGTGTGCTGCTGAAAATATTGTTGCCGACATCAATGGTGAACCGAAAGAAGAGATGGAACCTGATTATCACGGAATCCTGGTCTCCATCGGCGGCAAATATGCAGTAGCTGACGTCATGGGCATGTCCTTAAAAGGCTGGTTTGGTATGTTTATGAAACATGTCGTCAATATGCACTACCTCTTCGAAATTGGTGGATTAAAGAAAGGTTTTAATTACATCAGTAAATATTTAAAAGAACAGGGCTCCCATAAGGGACTGGTAGCCCAGGGCTTTGACCATTTTAGTCAGCGGTCCCGTACCTTCTGGGTTGCCTTCCTGCGTATATTCCTGGGTTTTCAGTGGTTATTCAGTGGCCTGGACAAAGTTCATTCAGGCTGGTTGCTTAAAGGAGACAAACTGGTAGCCGGGGCCTCAACATCCCCGATCGGGCCTAATCCTGTTGAGTGGTATGTAACCTTTATGGAAAATGTGGTTTTCGAATACCCCTTACTCTTCCAGTATATGATTACCCTGGGAGAACTGGCTCTGGCTTTCTCTCTCATCCTGGGAGTCTTCAGTACTCTGGGAGCACTGGGGTCTACTGTTATGACTATTAACTTCTTCCTGTCAGGTTTCTATCCCCAGAATCCAACCTTGCCATGGTTCCTGATGGCCTCCATCGCCTGTATCGGTGCGTCAGGTCGGGCCCTTGGAC
- a CDS encoding FMN-binding protein, which yields MKKGLAILLAAVLVLTLSFGIAAADVQHKDGHYVGYVPNDHGDVVIEVVIERGQITDINMLNPFKLHYKYEAGKKAFLEWPYMVLEKQSAKHDVISGATHSCHDYEKATQMALDIASGNYDGNKYYGVAENFEHGHVVVEITVEGDKITDCRLITANPELLKKEDGREKLMPAKDDSYPHEVALKYFKEFPEKVVENQGNVDIVSGATHSGHSYNEALDMAMEQAGLK from the coding sequence ATGAAAAAAGGTCTTGCAATTCTGCTGGCTGCTGTTTTAGTACTTACTTTAAGTTTTGGGATTGCCGCTGCTGATGTACAGCACAAGGATGGGCATTATGTAGGTTATGTTCCTAATGATCATGGTGATGTTGTAATTGAGGTTGTAATTGAGAGGGGCCAGATTACTGATATTAACATGTTAAACCCCTTTAAACTCCATTATAAGTATGAAGCCGGTAAAAAGGCTTTCCTGGAATGGCCTTATATGGTTTTAGAAAAACAGTCTGCCAAACATGATGTCATCAGTGGGGCTACCCACAGCTGCCATGACTATGAAAAAGCTACCCAGATGGCTTTAGATATTGCCAGCGGTAATTATGATGGCAATAAATACTACGGTGTAGCTGAAAACTTTGAACACGGCCATGTTGTTGTTGAAATTACCGTTGAGGGGGACAAAATAACAGACTGCAGGCTTATAACTGCCAATCCTGAATTATTGAAAAAAGAAGATGGCCGGGAAAAATTAATGCCTGCTAAAGATGACAGCTATCCTCACGAAGTAGCCCTTAAGTACTTCAAAGAATTCCCTGAAAAAGTAGTGGAAAATCAGGGTAATGTTGATATTGTCAGTGGTGCTACCCACAGTGGTCACAGCTATAATGAAGCCCTTGATATGGCCATGGAACAGGCTGGTTTAAAATAA
- a CDS encoding polyprenyl synthetase family protein gives MMSKYSIAEYRQRFAPVIEKIDEIIWEITKTRVGLINIATRDLVESGGKRLRPLLVVLSARLGDFDKEKIYHIASAIELLHMATLVHDDIIDEARIRRGEISAQSKFGKDVAVFLGDFMLSRAFDIFTLYLSRHSLRKLNKVVGLICEGEIDQYEDKFEYKVSIREYLRRIRRKTALLFGLSTYIGAYESGVRGRNLSNIYRFGLRLGTAFQIQDDILDFVADPEESGKAIGQDLINGIYNLPVIYLVQDEIFRDRAREILGKDRLSVSDVVDIINMVNNSKAINQSRELGKRYIEKSQKYVEHLPDERVKEELNFILSLQLNRQQ, from the coding sequence ATGATGAGCAAATATAGTATTGCCGAGTACAGACAGAGATTTGCTCCGGTTATTGAAAAAATAGATGAAATTATATGGGAGATAACTAAAACCAGGGTGGGGTTAATTAATATAGCTACCAGAGACCTTGTTGAGAGTGGTGGTAAAAGGTTAAGGCCCTTACTGGTGGTTTTGTCAGCCCGGTTGGGTGATTTTGATAAAGAGAAAATATACCATATTGCTTCAGCAATTGAACTTTTGCATATGGCTACCCTGGTTCATGATGATATTATAGATGAAGCCAGGATAAGACGAGGGGAAATCTCAGCCCAGAGTAAATTTGGTAAGGATGTTGCTGTCTTTCTGGGTGATTTTATGTTAAGCCGGGCCTTTGATATTTTTACCCTCTATTTAAGTCGGCACTCTTTACGAAAGCTAAATAAGGTTGTCGGTTTAATCTGTGAAGGGGAAATAGATCAGTATGAGGATAAATTTGAATATAAGGTTTCTATCCGGGAGTACCTCCGGAGAATCAGGAGGAAAACAGCCCTGCTATTTGGATTGAGTACATATATCGGGGCCTATGAGAGTGGTGTCCGGGGGAGGAACCTGTCAAATATATATAGATTTGGTCTCAGGTTGGGAACTGCTTTTCAGATTCAGGATGATATTCTAGATTTTGTGGCTGACCCCGAGGAGTCAGGAAAAGCAATAGGCCAGGATTTAATAAATGGGATATATAATCTCCCTGTAATCTACCTGGTTCAGGATGAGATTTTCAGGGACAGGGCCCGGGAGATCCTGGGTAAAGACAGGCTGTCGGTCTCAGATGTAGTTGATATTATCAATATGGTGAATAACAGTAAGGCTATAAATCAAAGCAGAGAACTGGGTAAAAGGTATATTGAAAAATCTCAGAAATATGTCGAGCATTTACCTGATGAAAGGGTAAAAGAGGAGCTTAATTTTATATTATCGCTTCAATTAAATCGACAACAATAA
- a CDS encoding FAD:protein FMN transferase, with protein sequence MLNGCQGQKEKNDLPAASKSSFLMDTIVSMKVYGEKPDKVIEEAFQRMREIENEMSVTLKSSYIYKINSNPGEPVKVDSDTFRVIRKAITYAEITDGNFDPSIRPLVSLWGIGTENARVPARSEIEEAKRLVNYKLIKLDEEEKTVVLQKPGMGIDLGAIAKGYAADEVRRIFKKHRVEHAFVNLGGNVLVVGGKPDGSPWVVGIQDPRRERGSVMASFKVKDKAIVTSGNYERYFEKDGVVYHHIIDPKTGSPARTNLLSATIICDDSFDADALSTSVFVMGVDRGLELVESLNGVEVMFINKDLEIILSEGLKNKIKVLNQDFKLVGNDNDEQI encoded by the coding sequence GTGTTAAATGGCTGTCAGGGACAAAAAGAAAAGAATGATTTGCCTGCTGCCAGCAAATCTTCTTTTTTAATGGATACCATTGTAAGTATGAAGGTTTATGGTGAAAAGCCAGACAAAGTTATTGAAGAGGCTTTTCAGAGAATGCGTGAAATCGAGAATGAGATGAGTGTTACCCTTAAATCCAGCTATATTTACAAAATTAATTCTAACCCGGGAGAACCGGTCAAGGTTGATTCTGATACCTTTCGTGTTATTAGAAAGGCAATAACTTATGCTGAAATAACCGATGGTAATTTTGATCCCAGTATCAGGCCTCTGGTCAGCCTCTGGGGTATAGGTACTGAAAATGCACGGGTACCTGCCCGGTCAGAGATCGAAGAGGCAAAAAGGTTGGTTAATTATAAGTTGATTAAGCTTGATGAAGAAGAAAAGACGGTAGTGTTGCAAAAACCGGGTATGGGAATAGACCTGGGTGCTATTGCTAAAGGATATGCGGCAGATGAAGTCAGGAGGATATTTAAAAAACACCGTGTTGAGCATGCCTTTGTAAATCTGGGGGGAAATGTTCTGGTTGTAGGTGGCAAGCCCGATGGTTCGCCCTGGGTTGTGGGGATTCAGGACCCCCGTCGGGAACGGGGTAGTGTTATGGCCAGTTTTAAGGTTAAGGATAAGGCTATTGTAACTTCGGGTAATTATGAACGGTATTTTGAAAAAGACGGGGTGGTTTACCACCATATTATTGATCCCAAAACAGGCTCACCGGCCCGGACAAATCTTTTGAGTGCTACCATTATCTGTGATGATTCTTTTGATGCCGATGCCCTATCAACCAGTGTCTTTGTCATGGGGGTTGATAGAGGACTGGAGCTAGTGGAGAGCCTTAATGGGGTTGAAGTTATGTTTATAAATAAAGATTTAGAGATAATTCTGTCAGAAGGCCTTAAGAATAAGATTAAGGTCCTGAACCAGGATTTTAAACTTGTAGGGAATGATAATGATGAGCAAATATAG
- a CDS encoding menaquinone biosynthesis decarboxylase, protein MAYRDLSDFIKTLERENELVRVGVEVDPVLEITEITDRVVKNGGPALLFENVKGSDFPVLINAFGSIRRMELALEAESLDDIGDRINQYLQLPTPENFLDKLKMLPLLKELGDFLPRTVKKAPCQEVVEENVDLGSLPILKCWPGDGGRYITLPLVFTKDPGTGRQNVGMYRLQVFDKKTTGMHWHIHKDGAENYRKHLGNREKMEVAVAIGADPATIYAATAPLPAGIDEMLFAGFLRKEPVEMVKCRTVDLKVPANAEIILEGYVKPGELRKEGPFGDHTGYYSLVDEYPVFHVQAITRRNQPVYNATVVGKPPMEDCFMAKATERIFLPLLKMQLPEIVDMNLPLEGVFHNCAIISIKKSYPGHAKKVMHALWGLGQMMYTKMIIVVDEDVDVQDLSTVAWKVFNNIDARRDVVIVDGPLDALDHSSPVRHYGSKMGIDATKAWPEEGHTREWPPEIEMNKKIKKLVDKRWQEYGINI, encoded by the coding sequence ATGGCTTACCGTGATTTAAGTGACTTTATTAAGACCCTTGAAAGGGAAAATGAACTGGTGAGGGTCGGGGTTGAAGTAGACCCGGTCCTGGAAATAACAGAAATAACCGACCGTGTTGTTAAAAATGGGGGGCCGGCCCTTTTATTTGAAAATGTTAAGGGTTCTGATTTTCCGGTTTTAATTAATGCCTTTGGTTCTATCAGGAGAATGGAGCTGGCTCTGGAGGCAGAAAGCCTTGATGATATAGGGGACAGGATAAATCAGTATTTACAGCTGCCGACCCCGGAAAATTTTCTGGATAAGTTAAAAATGCTCCCCCTGTTGAAAGAACTGGGGGATTTTTTACCGCGTACAGTAAAGAAGGCTCCCTGCCAGGAAGTGGTTGAGGAGAATGTTGACCTGGGAAGTCTTCCCATATTGAAGTGCTGGCCCGGTGACGGGGGTCGTTATATTACCCTTCCCCTGGTTTTTACAAAAGACCCGGGGACAGGTCGCCAGAATGTGGGGATGTACCGCCTTCAGGTTTTTGATAAAAAAACGACCGGTATGCACTGGCATATACATAAAGATGGTGCCGAGAATTATCGGAAACATCTTGGCAACAGGGAAAAAATGGAGGTTGCTGTAGCCATCGGGGCCGATCCCGCTACTATATATGCGGCCACCGCTCCCCTGCCAGCCGGGATAGATGAGATGCTTTTTGCCGGGTTTTTACGTAAGGAGCCGGTTGAGATGGTAAAATGCCGGACTGTGGACCTTAAAGTCCCGGCCAATGCTGAAATAATTCTCGAGGGTTATGTTAAACCGGGGGAGTTAAGGAAAGAAGGACCCTTTGGTGACCATACGGGTTATTATTCCCTGGTTGATGAGTATCCTGTCTTTCATGTCCAGGCCATTACCAGGCGGAATCAGCCCGTTTATAATGCAACAGTAGTTGGCAAACCTCCCATGGAAGATTGTTTTATGGCTAAAGCAACGGAGAGGATCTTCTTACCACTCCTCAAGATGCAACTTCCGGAAATTGTAGATATGAATTTACCCCTCGAGGGGGTATTCCATAACTGTGCTATAATTTCTATAAAAAAATCCTACCCCGGCCATGCTAAAAAAGTAATGCACGCCCTGTGGGGGCTGGGTCAGATGATGTATACTAAAATGATTATTGTAGTTGATGAAGATGTCGATGTTCAGGACCTGTCAACAGTGGCCTGGAAGGTGTTTAATAATATAGATGCCAGACGGGATGTAGTTATTGTCGATGGTCCGCTTGATGCCCTGGACCACTCTTCCCCTGTCCGCCATTACGGCTCCAAGATGGGGATTGATGCTACTAAAGCCTGGCCGGAAGAGGGTCATACAAGGGAGTGGCCCCCTGAAATAGAGATGAATAAAAAGATAAAAAAGCTGGTCGATAAGAGGTGGCAGGAGTATGGAATTAATATATAA
- a CDS encoding 4-hydroxybenzoate octaprenyltransferase has product MELIYKKVKTYADLVMFEHTIFALPFAYLSLFLALGGKIDLSYFFWVTVAMIGARNGANAWNRLADMDIDKKNPRTADRHLPRGEVSPREVVFLTVFCFTLLILAAFNLHPICLKLLPLAVIIVIFYSYTKRFTWACHLFLGFSVALAPLGAWLAVRGGLAPGVIILAMVQALWVAGFDIIYATQDYQFDTTEGVYSIPARFGVSGGLKIARLLHFLAFLLLVILPCFFPLGLIYYLGLVIIGGLLIYQHRLVSPDDLSRVNKASYNVNEIIGPVLLLASVLDILLF; this is encoded by the coding sequence ATGGAATTAATATATAAAAAAGTAAAAACCTATGCCGACCTGGTTATGTTTGAACATACTATTTTTGCTCTTCCTTTTGCCTATCTGTCTTTATTCCTGGCTTTGGGTGGGAAAATTGATCTTTCCTATTTTTTCTGGGTTACGGTGGCTATGATCGGGGCCAGAAATGGGGCCAATGCCTGGAACCGGCTGGCAGATATGGATATTGATAAAAAGAACCCCAGAACGGCTGACCGGCACCTACCAAGGGGTGAGGTTTCACCCCGGGAAGTTGTTTTTTTAACTGTTTTCTGTTTTACCCTCTTAATTCTGGCAGCTTTTAATCTACATCCCATCTGTCTTAAATTGCTTCCCCTGGCAGTTATTATTGTTATCTTTTATTCCTATACCAAACGTTTTACCTGGGCCTGTCATCTGTTCTTGGGCTTTTCAGTGGCTTTAGCCCCCTTAGGAGCCTGGCTTGCGGTCAGGGGGGGTCTTGCTCCCGGGGTTATTATACTGGCCATGGTTCAGGCCCTGTGGGTGGCCGGGTTTGATATCATATATGCTACCCAGGATTACCAATTTGATACCACAGAAGGGGTTTATTCCATTCCAGCCCGGTTCGGAGTCAGTGGTGGTTTGAAGATTGCCAGGTTGTTGCATTTTCTGGCCTTTTTACTACTGGTTATATTACCCTGTTTTTTCCCCCTGGGATTGATATATTACCTCGGACTTGTAATTATAGGTGGTCTGTTAATCTACCAGCACCGACTGGTATCCCCTGATGATTTGAGCCGGGTGAATAAGGCCTCCTATAATGTTAATGAAATAATAGGGCCAGTTTTATTACTGGCATCAGTCCTTGATATATTACTGTTTTAA